The nucleotide window AAGCCGCACGCATGTGGGGCGTGCCTGAGAGGGAGGTGCGGAATCTCTCCATCGAAGGTGGCACGCCGTTTGGTATGTGGTCCTTAATCCGGCGCAATGAGGAACTGCTCTCCGGGCTGCGCGTGGCCATTGTGGAGGTGAATCCCTTTGTCTTGCGCCAGAGCCTGGATGCGGACCAGCGCGTGCGGGCGAATCTGGCCCAGCATGCCACGCTCTATGAACGCATCCAAGTGCGCCCGCGCAGTGAACGCATGGGCCACCTGGTGGAGTGGCTGCTCCCGGTGCGCTCGGTGCGGCGCTCGCTCTACACGGCGACGTTGAATGTCATCGATCCGGCGCCGGGGAATCCCATTTATCCCTGGCCGGAGAAACGGGTCACTCCCATGGCGGACTGGAAGGCGGAGAACGCGATGGCGCACACGGAAAAAGGGCGCAAGCTCATCGCCCCCGAGCTCGCGGCGAAGCGGGTGCTGGGACATTGGAAGCTCTCTGCCTTGCAGGATCATGCCTTCCGCAAAAGCCTGGAGTGGTTCCACGCGCATGGCGTGAAGGTGATCTTCCACGAGCTACCGGTGCACCCGGAGGTGTACGCGGCGATGCATGACGACCCGGACTTCCGAAGCGGAAATGCGGCCTTCCTCCGCTATGTGGACTCCTTGAAGCCCGCTCCCGTCGCGTGCATCCTCACGCCGAATCCTGCCATGTGCCGCCTCGCTGCGGAACACATGGCCGACCGCACGCACTGCAATGAACTCGGCGCGCGCATCTATTCACGCTACCTCGCGGAAAAGCTGAAGTGGGATGTGGTGGAGTAGCGACCGTCACCTCAAGGCGAGCGATCTCATCAGGGGGTAGTCGATGACCCCGGTGACGGGAAGTCCATACCGCACCTGGTAGCGACGAATGGCGCTGCGGCTTTGCGGACCGATGATTCCATCGATATTGCCGTAGTAGTAGCCTCTTCGTGCCAATGCAATCTGCACGTCGGAGGCCAGCGTGGGCCGGTTGTAGTAGGAGTAGCTGACGGCGGGCCGGTAGTACGGGCGGTAACCGTATCCATAACCATAGCCGTACGGCTCATAGTATGCAGGTCGATAGTAGGCCGGACGGAAGAGCGGGTACGACCAGAACAGCCCCGGGCTGAAGCCAATGGCCCAGCTTGATCCGCCGTGGTAATGTCCGCCACCGTAGCAGCCGCCGCGATGACCGGCCTGAAGTGGGGAATAACTTGTGATCAGAGCCAGCGCTACTCCGACCGATAGTGAAAGGATTCGTTTCATGGCATCCTCCCTTGTCCTTGAAGTCAGGTGTTTTTTGACCCGCTTAAGCAGGTCCTGTTCAAGGGAAGGTCGGGGCGTTGCGGCGGTGCGCAAGCCCTTTTTCCCAGCTCCGAGCATGGCGCTCAGGCACAGGAAATTGGCGGGTGCGTGAGGTATGCATGGGTTCGTGTGTCGCTTCGCGACTGAGCTTCTCAGGTTTAGCCGGCACCGTCACTTGTGCCTTCGCCCCTGTTGCCTGGCGCTTTCATCGTTCTTCACTTACCCACGTTCGCCTTCAGCACGAGGGCGGAGCTGTCGGGGAGGAACTCGACGGCGCCGACGTGCTTCAGCACTTCGGCCACGTCCGTGTTGTTCTTGGAGACAGCGAGCCAGGGGATGGTTTGCAACTGGCCGATGAAGCCGGGGCTCACGGTCTTGCCGGGGACTTCCACGGTATCGAGATACACATCGAAGTTTCCGCCATCCACTCTTGGCAGGAAGCTGGCACTCCCTACGAGGAAGCGATCTGGGGCCTTGCTGAGGGGGAGGTTGTTCATCTGCCATCGGATGTTCGCCAGAAGGCGGCCAGCCTTGCCATCCATCGCCGTGAAATGCACCACGTTGCGATAGTCGTAGTCGCCAATCTTCTTTTCCCCGGCGAGCGCGATCACTTGATTCAGGTCTTCGAGCGAGAGCGTGAGGGTGGCGGGCTTGTCTTTCTTCGCCTCTTCGCTGAAGGCATCGATCTTCTTCTGCAACGCCTCGCGTGTGGCATCGGTGAGCACGCTGGCCGCCAGGGAGGGGGCATCATGCACGGTGAAGGAGGCAATTTCCTTGTCCTGCTTGTACCCGCTGTAGAGCATCCATCCCACAATGCCACCGAACGTGAGCGCGGCGATGATCATGATGGCGCATCCGTAAAAGGGATTCGAGCCGCTGACGGGTTCTTTGACGACGGACATGGGGAGGCGTGGGGAGGGGCAGTTCTGATCCGCTGTGATGGGGTGCAGGTCAAGGGGAATGGTCATTGGTCAGTAGTCAGTAGTCAGTAGTCAGTAGTCAGTAGTCAGTAGCTCTCGAAGAATGCAGTTGGTCATTGGCTGCACCTCGCGGGTGCCGACCAATGACCAATGACCAATGACCAGTGACCAGTGACCAGTGACCAGTGACCAGTGACCAGTGACCAGTGACTGATGACCAGTGACTGATGACTAATGAC belongs to Roseimicrobium gellanilyticum and includes:
- a CDS encoding peptidoglycan-binding domain-containing protein, whose amino-acid sequence is MKRILSLSVGVALALITSYSPLQAGHRGGCYGGGHYHGGSSWAIGFSPGLFWSYPLFRPAYYRPAYYEPYGYGYGYGYRPYYRPAVSYSYYNRPTLASDVQIALARRGYYYGNIDGIIGPQSRSAIRRYQVRYGLPVTGVIDYPLMRSLALR